The sequence AGAGTAACAAAAACTGTTTaggaaatatatttacagtgaTATTTCCAGTATTCATGAAGTTCTGCTGGTGGATTCATTTGTAGTTCCATTTCCAGTGTCGCTGTTTTGAGTCTTGAATGTcaatttttcagcattttcttcaGGTTGTGCCTCTTGTAGTCTCAAAATATGTGAGTTTttccattaaaggaatagtttgatatttggggggaaaaataaTGGGAGATTAATCCCACCCTGATGTCTGtatgaaatatgaaactacagccAGTAGCtggttatcttagcttagcacaaagactggaaacaggagggaaacagctagaCTGGCTCTATCCAAAgctaacaaaatctgcctaccagaAACGCTAACGCAAAATTATCTCattatctcatttgtttaatccttattaaaaaaacagtcgCAGTAACTTTATGGAGTCACCACgtggccaagaaatagtccagcacataacccccATAAATTGTGGAATAAGTTtagttcccaaaatgtcaaaacagtTTCTTAAACAGTTTTTGTTACTGTGTCGGCTGAGCTACGTATGTCCAATTCCTCATAAGAGCTTTTTTGCTAACCAATTATCTATGTTTGTTGTAAGACTTTATATATCATttaccaaaacacattttctgacatctgcaaaaatgtcaaaaatatatgtGAGTGATCtaacaatgtttttatgtcaCCAGGAGCAGAGCTGATGTATCAGCTGCCCCCTCTGTGATAGCAATCAAAGGAACTGACAAAGGTATGATGatgtaaaaaacacataaaaatgtatattttatcattagaCTAAAGAGACCCTCATATTTTATTCACTCCTCTGTTTTCAGGTGATTCAGACGAAATGACCTCCATCATCTTCACCTGCTCAAAGTGTCCCTTCCACAACTCCGAGGAAAACAGCCCTCCTCACTTCCACATGCAGAGTGTTCGCACTGAACTATACAGGACTCTCTCGGGAGCTAAATTTACACCGTCTCCTTCCAGCACAGATGAAATTTTTACATCAATTAAACTTTTTCCCAAAGGAAACACAGAACAGAGCAAAGCAGAACAGCCTGATAATCAGAACATCAAGGACGGCAAAGTAAATGTCTCTCAGTCCCACAGCAGACAGAAGGCCCTCACGTGTGAAACATGCGGTAAGACGTTCACCCGTACGTCAGACGTCCGGAGACACCAGCTCACTCACACGGGGGAGAGACCGTTCCACTGCTCACGGTGTGACCGCACCTTCCAGCACTCGTGGGATCTGGCGAAGCACGAGAGCAAACATCACAACGTGGCCATCTCCTTTTCCTGCCAGCTGTGCGGGAGCTCCTTCGCCAACCTGCGGGCGTTAACCGTCCACCATAAGAAGTCTCACTCGCAGGAGAGCCAGCTGCCTCAGATCTGCTCCATCTGCAGCCAGAGTTTCCCCACTCCCTCCGAGCTGCTGGAGCACAGGAAATCCCACGTCACCAGTAAACGCTACATCTGCCAAAAGTGTGGCGAGGGTTTCGATTCTCTGCTCGCGCGCTCCCAGCACCGGCAGATGCATCAGGTGAAGCGTCAGTTCAAGTGCCCGCATTGCGAGAAGACGTACACTCGCAGGTCTGACGTGAAGAGACACCTCTCAACCCACACAGGTGAGAGACCTTACCAGTGTAACCAGTGCAGCAAACGGTTCTCGCTCCGCTTCATGCTCATGAAGCACCTCCGCGTTCACACAGGCGAACGGCCTTTCCAGTGCTCCCACTGCCCCAAGAGGTTCACCCTGGTGTCTGTGCTGGCCAGACACGAGAGGATGCACACCGGGGAGAAGCCGTTCCTCTGCTCCCAGTGCGGGAAAGGCTTTTTGTCGCAGGGAGAGCTCTCCAAACACCACAGGTCACACGTGGACGACAGGCCCTACTCCTGCCCTCAGTGCGACAAACGTTTCAAGAGCAAGAAAACCCAGCAAGAGCACATCGTCTCCCACACCGGCGCCCGCCCGTACCCCTGCACCTACTGCGGGAAGGGCTTCACCAAACCGTACGCTCTGACCAGACACAATCTCATCCACACGGGAGAAAGGCCGTTCCCCTGCGGCCACTGTGAGAAGTCGTTCCTCACCCTCAGCGAGGCTCAGCTGCACCAGCGTATTCACACGGGGGAAAGGCCGTATCCCTGCAACATGTGCGAGCTCAAGTTCAAGAGCTCGTCGGAGCTGGCGCGACACAAGCGCAGCCATTCAGGGTTGAAGCCGCTGAAGCCACACTGTGAGCGGTGtatgaaaacattcacatccaaagcaaaactgaagaaacacatggagacacacagggaggagggagaagcaGAACAGTCTTTGGACTCTATAGAGCCTGAAGAATCCAATAATAGAACAAATAACTCAATGGTTAAATTAGTAAAATAGTGGCAAGGAGTGTTGTTTCAGGATGCTTGAATTTAGATGTTTAGCTTCATCACATGTATCAAGTTCCAATTATAAGAAAATATGGATATAAAGGTCATTAAGCAGATCAGGAGTCCACAACTACCTGACTTGACATGAAGGTGTCACATGACTTTACATGTTGCCCTTTGGAATAGGAAGGTTTGTCACTGTTACAACAGTTACAGTAAGTTACTCAGCTTTAAACACAAATCATTtttgacatatatatatatatatatatatctatatatatatatatatatatatatatatatatatatatatatatatatatatatatatatatatatatatatatatatatatatatatatatatatatatatatatatatatatactgtacatacaattCTCCACTTTGCCTTGAACTTTGCAGCAGAAAATTATAACCATGTTTCAGTAATCgcagtttgttttaaatgaaaaccatggttgaaaaaaattagaaattaaaatagttttttttttcactctcaaGTACTGTCTGTTCTTTGTCAGTGTTGTCACTATAATTCTGTGCATCAGTGGTGTGTACAGACACTTTCAGGGTTCAAGGGCACTTCAGTGGTCTTCAGACGCAGAGGTAACAAATCCAAAGTAATCCTGATGATTTCCTGAATTAATGACTATCATCTAGAACATGGATATTGTGTTTGTCTTAAGGTTTTAAGGCCTACAGTAGACAGGACACTAAGAAATAGTGTGGTATAAGTTCAAAGGGTGGACCATAAAATTCACGAGTC is a genomic window of Thunnus albacares chromosome 23, fThuAlb1.1, whole genome shotgun sequence containing:
- the LOC122974747 gene encoding zinc finger protein 184-like, whose amino-acid sequence is MEVLEPTEKMNDPSLPLSSLRLLVPPLQLLSAAMWQLAKQKDVMNYNKLQEFVFMVTEAVPGLINHRQRAQLILGLRARLILELCKGSTRGSVDSQVIQTHLEKLPVTSANTDYRDAEVKTTESTFIALVQSLLKDPVERAYFFQEVFPVEYGPQYDAALHVLLWELLSKLEKLLPVPDLKQTAAWLGSAPSALEECVQSTTVELNLIFEHYKSSGLLKMPYGPSSTIGSCIMSALSIPPSQKTNISVGLESIHNYANVLNPVTLVRADQYSVVAVYTEVEVGASEVDEEMIESAEVQVQTDFYEEEIVAVSAEIAGSEESTSLKADETSETVDVAKALETLTKTFALRKESLGPDVLTGKTNDSNNESTVNEETGFGNTTNEEKTLEGLETSDQTDEQRKTIVEEVQEDFQPECTESNMNSCTELKDNNESFSVHEEMTDVSNELSETQQSSSSANVRRSSRLQMKTSPSWQETSKFKRWSKENSEEPKMSRADVSAAPSVIAIKGTDKGDSDEMTSIIFTCSKCPFHNSEENSPPHFHMQSVRTELYRTLSGAKFTPSPSSTDEIFTSIKLFPKGNTEQSKAEQPDNQNIKDGKVNVSQSHSRQKALTCETCGKTFTRTSDVRRHQLTHTGERPFHCSRCDRTFQHSWDLAKHESKHHNVAISFSCQLCGSSFANLRALTVHHKKSHSQESQLPQICSICSQSFPTPSELLEHRKSHVTSKRYICQKCGEGFDSLLARSQHRQMHQVKRQFKCPHCEKTYTRRSDVKRHLSTHTGERPYQCNQCSKRFSLRFMLMKHLRVHTGERPFQCSHCPKRFTLVSVLARHERMHTGEKPFLCSQCGKGFLSQGELSKHHRSHVDDRPYSCPQCDKRFKSKKTQQEHIVSHTGARPYPCTYCGKGFTKPYALTRHNLIHTGERPFPCGHCEKSFLTLSEAQLHQRIHTGERPYPCNMCELKFKSSSELARHKRSHSGLKPLKPHCERCMKTFTSKAKLKKHMETHREEGEAEQSLDSIEPEESNNRTNNSMVKLVK